A single region of the Gorilla gorilla gorilla isolate KB3781 chromosome 1, NHGRI_mGorGor1-v2.1_pri, whole genome shotgun sequence genome encodes:
- the LOC101138466 gene encoding LOW QUALITY PROTEIN: PRAME family member 17-like (The sequence of the model RefSeq protein was modified relative to this genomic sequence to represent the inferred CDS: substituted 2 bases at 2 genomic stop codons) produces the protein MSLQSPSRLLELAGQSPLRNQFLTIFTLDELPREVFPLMFMEAFSRRRCEALKLMVQALSFLHLPLGSLMKTPHLETLQAVLKGLDTLLAQKVCPRRWKLQVLDLRDVDGNFWTIWSGAKVLSCSPEAMSKRQTVEDCPRIGECQPLKVFLDLCLKKSMLDECLSYLCGWIHYRRGPVHLCCNKVQNYSMPTSSFRNLLERIYPNSIQELEVRRKCSLNKTGKFAAYLSQMSNLCKLFLAFGYDDELYISGQQQFVPDLDCPFLCLSYPQMLYIRKVNNIKEHLEHLLRCLKNLLVAFIFCHAYLTDRDMECLSXXPSLSQLKELRLIRIVMWTTHLDPLGALLEKVAATLETLTLKDCRIQDSQLRVLLPALSHCSQLTTFYFHGNETSMNALKDLLCHTGGLSKLGLELYPSPLESLDNRGHANWEILASIRAELMCILREVRQPKRIFFGPVPCPSCGSWPSHLHLCS, from the exons ATGAGCCTCCAGTCCCCATCCAGACTCCTGGAGCTGGCAGGACAGAGCCCACTGAGGAACCAGTTCTTGACCATCTTCACCCTGGATGAGCTGCCCAGGGAGGTCTTCCCTCTGATGTTCATGGAGGCCTTCAGCAGGAGACGCTGTGAGGCCCTGAAGCTGATGGTGCAGGCCTTGTCCTTCCTCCACCTCCCTCTGGGATCCCTGATGAAGACACCTCATCTGGAGACCTTGCAAGCTGTGCTGAAGGGACTTGATACACTGCTGGCCCAGAAGGTTTGCCCCAG GAGGTGGAAACTTCAAGTGCTGGATTTGCGGGATGTTGATGGGAATTTCTGGACCATATGGTCTGGAGCCAAGGTCCTCTCCTGCTCCCCAGAGGCCATGAGTAAAAGGCAGACAGTGGAGGACTGTCCAAGGATAGGAGAGTGCCAGCCCTTGAAGGTGTTCCTAGACCTCTGCCTAAAGAAAAGTATGCTGGATGAATGCCTGAGCTACCTTTGTGGGTGGATCCACTACAGAAGAGGTCCAGTGCACCTGTGTTGTAATAAGGTGCAGAATTACTCAATGCCCACTTCAAGTTTCAGAAATCTATTGGAAAGGATATACCCAAACAGTATCCAGGAGTTGGAAGTTAGGAGAAAgtgctctctgaataaaacagGAAAGTTTGCCGCTTACCTGAGCCAGATGAGCAATCTTTGCAAACTCTTTTTAGCCTTCGGTTATGACGATGAGTTATATATAAGCGGCCAACAGCAGTTCGTTCCTGACTTGGACTGTCCATTCCTCTGCCTGTCCTATCCTCAGATGCTTTATATAAGAAAGGTCAATAATATCAAAGAGCACCTGGAGCACCTGCTCAG GTGCCTCAAGAACCTCTTGGTGGCCTTTATATTCTGTCATGCTTACCTAACTGATCGGGACATGGAGTGTCTGTCTTAGTAACCAAGCCTCAGTCAGCTAAAGGAGCTGCGTCTGATTCGCATCGTAATGTGGACCACCCATCTTGATCCCCTTGGAGCTCTGCTAGAGAAAGTTGCTGCTACTCTCGAGACCCTCACGTTAAAGGACTGTCGGATCCAGGACTCCCAACTCAGGGTCCTCCTGCCTGccctgagccactgctcccagctcacCACCTTCTACTTTCATGGAAACGAGACCTCCATGAATGCTCTGAAAGACCTGCTGTGTCACACAGGCGGGCTGAGCAAGTTAGGCCTGGAGTTGTATCCTTCCCCTCTGGAGAGTCTTGACAACAGGGGTCATGCCAATTGGGAGATCCTTGCCTCAATTCGGGCTGAGCTGATGTGTATACTCAGGGAAGTCAGGCAGCCCAAGAGGATCTTTTTTGGTCCCGTCCCCTGCCCTTCCTGTGGCTCATGGCCATCTCACCTCCATCTTTGCTCTTAG